Part of the Kitasatospora sp. NBC_01266 genome, GGTGGTCGGCGTTGAGGTAGGCGCGCACGTACGGCAGCTCCAGCTGGGCGCGGTCGCGCAGCTTGGCGTCCTGGTCGTTGCGCAGATCGTGGGTCACCAGGCCGAGCAGCAGCGCGCCGGTGCCCAGCACCAGCAGCGGCAGGATCACCGCGGCCCAGATCGCGATCCGGGTGGCGAGTCTCATCGGACGGCCCCGGCCTCGGGTATCCGCAGCACGAACCCCACCCCGCGCACGGTGTGGATCAGCCGGGGCCGCCCGCCCTCCTCCAGCTTGCGGCGCAGGTAGCTGATGAAGGTGTCGACGGCGTCGCTGCGCACGTCGAAGTCGTAGCCCCAGACCCGGTCCAGCAGCTGGTCCCGGGTCAGCACCAGGTCGGCGTTGCGGGCCAGCTGCTCCAGCAGCTCGAACTCGCGGCGGGTCAGCCGCACCGGTTCGCCGTCCCGGCGCACCTCGCGGGTGCCGGGCGCGATCTCCAGCGGGCCGACCCGCAGCACGTCGTCGGTGACCGGCGGACGGCGGCGCAGCAGCGCGCGCAGCCGCAGCACCAGTTCCTCCAGCGCGAACGGCTTGACCAGGTAGTCGTCGGCCCCCGCCTGCAGCCCGGCCACCCGGTCGGCCAGCTCGTCGAGAGCGGAGAGCATCAGCACCGGCATGTCGCTGCCCTGCTCGCGCAGCAGTCGGCAGACCTCGGTGCCGGTCAGATCGGGCATCGAGACGTCGAGCACCAGCAGGTCCGGCGGTTCGGCCGCGATCAGCTCCAGCGCGGCCCGGCCGCCTGCGGCCGACCGGACGGCGAAGCCGCTCAGCCGCAGCCCGCGCTCCAGCGAGCGGCGGATCGTGTCGTCGTCGTCCACCACCAGCACCCGGCCGACGCTGTCACTGCCGCTCATCGGCGCTCCTCACTCGCTCCGCACCCGTTCCGCACCCGTTCCGCACGGCTGATCGTCGCAGGCCACGGTCGCACGCGTCGATGAGAGTTCTCTCATGTACGGACCGATGCCATGACCCGGCGGTGACCGGGTAGCCGACGGAGGTGAGCGCAGAGAGCGCCGATCCCGGGTCGGCAACCGCGGGAGGGTCGGTGCGCGTCTCCACCGGCAGGTCACCGCGTGGGCCGGGTGACCGGGGCGGTGCTTAGCAGTGTGGAAGAGAGGGGCACAGGGACATGGGAATCGTCGGTTGGATCTTGCTGGGTCTGCTGGCCGGGGGCATCGCCAAGCTGCTGCTGCCCGGGCGCGACCCGGGCGGCTTCATCATCACCACGCTGATCGGCGTGGCCGGCTCGTTCGTCGGCGGCTGGCTGTCGGTGCACTTCCTGCACCGGCCGGTGCCCAAGCACTTCTTCGACCTCGCGACCTGGGGCTCGGCCATCGTGGGCTCGCTGGTGCTGCTGATCATCTACCGGCTGCTGTTCGGCAACTCCCGCCGCTGACCGCCCCCGGCCGTTCAGCTGTTCAGCTGCGCGACCCACCCCGGCAGCGCCTGCCGGACAGCCCGAAGGGCCGTGGCACTCGGCCACGGCCCTCGGGTTGCTCAGTGAGCGGAGACTACTGACGTTGCGTCAGCTGGCGTTCAGCGCCGTGTCGTCGACCACGAAGCTGGTCTGCGCGGAGGAGGAGTTCTCCACGCCGCTGAACTTCAGGGTGACGCTCTTGCCGGCGTAGGAGTTGAGGTTGAACGACTCCTGCGTGTAGCCGGTGTTGGCGTTCAGGTTGCTGTAGGTGGCCAGCGTGGTGCCGTTGGCGGTCACGGTCAGCTTGTCCTGGGCGGTGCTGCCGGTCTTGGCGGTGTCGATGTGCAGCCAGAAGCTGAAGTTCGCCGAGCAGTTGGCCGGGACGGTGACGGTCTGCGACAGGGTGTCGGTGTGGGCGGCGCCGTAGCCGTCCAGCCAGGCGTCGTAGCTGCCCGAGTGCGCGGGCTCGTCGGTCGTGTCGCTGTTGATGACACCCGCGGTCGCGGTCCACGGCGAGGCGCTACCGGTCTCGAAGCCGGGGTTGCCGAGCAGCTGGCCGCCGCCGGTGCAGGTGCCGCCCGAGCCGCTGACGGTCCAGGTGAAGCTCGCCGAACCGGTGGCGCCGGTGGCGTCCTTGGCGGTGACGGTCACGTTGTAGGTGCCGGCGGTGCTGGCGGTGCCGGAGATCAGGCCCGAGGAGCTGATCGACAGACCGGTCGGCAGGCCGCTGGCCGAGTAGCTCAGGGTCTGGCCCGAGGCCGAGTCAGAGCCCTTGACCTGCAGGCTGACCGCGCTGCCCGAGGCGGTGGTCTGGTTGCCCGGGCTGGTCACCGTGACGGTGTTGCCACCGGTGCTGCCGCCCGCGGTGAACGCCGCCAGGCCGTTGGGGGTGCCCCAGCCGGTCGGGCCGTCGTAGCCGGTGCCCGCGGTGCAGAGGTAGGTCGGCGAGCAGGTGCCGTTGCTGCCGCTGGTCACGTCGTTCAGCGAGGAGGTGTGGGCGTACGGGTAGGACGACGGGTAGTCGCTGGCCCCGGGGGTGCCGGCGTCGGCGTAGACGCTGGCGATGATCGGCGAGGAGGCGCTGGTGCCGCCGTACACGTCCCAGCCCGTGCCGCCGTAGGTCTGGTAGACCGCGACGCCGGTGGCCGGGTCGGCGACCGCGGAGACGTCGGCGACGGTGCGGTTGCCGCAGCCGCTGTCGGTCTGCCAGGTGGGCTTGGGGTCGTAGGCCGAGCAGCCGGAACCGGTGCCCTCGGTGCTGCTGGTGTTCCAGACCGACTCGGTCCAGCCGCGCGTGTTGGAGGCCTTGCTCAGCGAGGTGCCGCCGACCGCCGTGACGTACTGCGAGGAGGCCGGGTACTCGGCGCCGTAACCACCGTCACCGGCGGAGACCGTGATGGCCACGCCCGGGTGGTTGAAGTACTGGGTGTCCGAGGAGGTGTCGGTGGAGTCCTCGGAGCCGCCGTAGCTGTTGGAGACGAACTTCGCGCCCTGCGACACGGCCTGGTTGACCGCGGTGCCCAGGTCGCTCATGTTCGCCGAGGTCGCCTCGACCAGGATGATGTGCGCGTTGGGCGCCACGGCCGAGACCATGTCCAGGTCCAGCGAGATCTCGCCCGCCCAACCGGTGTCGCCGGTCGGGTAGTTGGTGCTGCCGTCCTCGGCGATCTTCTTGAAGCAGCCGTTCGCGGTGGTGCAGGCCGGCAGGCCGAACTGGGAGCGGTAGACGCCCATGTCCGACTCGGCGTTCGGGTCGTCCTGCGCGTCGACGATCGCGATGGTCTGCCCGCTGCCGCCGTTGGCCGGCAGGCTGTACGCGCTCTGCAGGTCGCTGGGGCCGTAGCCGGACGGGGTCGCGTTCGGGGAGACCGCGTGCAGGGCGAAGGCGTGCGGCTGCACCACGTTGGTGCGGGCCAGCGCCAGACAGGCCATCTGGCCCGGGTGCGTCGGGGCGGCGCACAGGTGCTTGACGGCGACCTGGGCGTTGGCGGTGCTCTGCGCGTCGGCCGCGTGGGCGGTCGGGGCGAGCAGGCCCAGGGCGGCGAGTGCCGTGGTGGGCAGGACGGCGGTCAGCGCGCGCAGCTTGCGCTGGCGTGGACCGGCCGAGGTGTGGGTGCGCAAGGTCGAACCCTCCGTGGGGGTCGGGGCCGCGCCTGGTCGGCCTGGGGTACGGCCGGGGCCGGGGCGGGCCCGTGCTGGTGGATCTCGGCACGTGCGGACGGCCCGGCGGCTGGTGGCCGCAGGCCGGACGCACCGCTCGCGGGCGCATGCCGTGAGCGGTGCGGGCAGTGGGGGCGGTGCGGATGGCACGGGCGGTGCGGATGGCACGGGCGGTGCGGTGGTGCGGGCGGTGCCGAACGGCACAGCCGGCGAGTCGCGCGCGGTACTGCTGAGGCGCTGATCAATACGGCGTGACGGGCCCGCCTGTCGGGGGGCCGCGCACGCGGGTGGGGGAGCGAGCGCGCGGACTCGGGGCAGACACTGGCACGTTCATGACATCCGAGAGGATGTCAAGTCCATGACAGCGAAAGGCCCCACACCTGGCCGCAGTGTGGTGCGGGCCGGTGTGGGGCTGACGCTAGTGGGCGTTGCTGACAGGCGGCAAGGCGCCGGAGCGATCCTTTACCTGGATGAAATGCTCAACCGGGTTGGCCAGTGGGTTTTATCCAGGGCAAACCGGTCGTTCCTCGGGTTGACGAACCGTCAGTACTGCGTTACCTGTGCCGCCGGTCACTTCTTCGCGGGGCGGGGCGCGGGCTCGCCGTTGCCCCACTTGCCGCGCAGACCCGCATGCAGCAGGGACCAGAGCGACTCGAAGTCGGCGATCGCGCGGCGCTCGTCGGCCCACTCGCCGGCGTGCCCCGGGTCGTGGAAGTGCGCGGTGGCCTGGAACACCGAGCGGGCTGTGGGCGCGACCGGGACAGCGCTGAACTCACCCTGCCAGATGCCGTCCTGGATGATATGTGCGAGCTGTGCGGTGAGCGTGTCCAGGTGCCCGTCCACGGTGTGGCTGTTCTCGCCGACCAGGACGAGGTAGGTGGCGAAGAGCTCCGGGTCGTCCAGCGCCTTCTTGCGCTTGGCCGCGAAGAGGGTGGCCAGCCAGCGGTGCAGCCGCTCGCCGGCCGAGCCGGTCTCCACGGTGATCGCCTGCAGACTCTCGTGCTCCTGGTCCAGCCAGCGCTGGGTGACCGCCTCGCGCAGCGCGGCCTTGCTGGGGAAGTGCCGGTAGACGCTGCCGTGGCTGACCCCGAGGGTGCGCGCGATGTCCACCACGGTGGCCTTGGCCGGGCCGAACCGCCGCAGCACGTCCTCGGCAGCGCTGAGGATCTGCTCGGGGGTGAGGGTGGTGTCGCTGGTCACGGAGTGCTACGTCCTATCTGGTCCGGCGGGTGCCGCTGACGGCCGGCGGCCGACGGCGTGGGCTGTCGCGGGGCCCGCACGGCTCCCGGGGCGGTCGGCGCCCCGGGAGGCCGCTGCTCGACTCAGTGCTCG contains:
- a CDS encoding response regulator transcription factor, with the protein product MSGSDSVGRVLVVDDDDTIRRSLERGLRLSGFAVRSAAGGRAALELIAAEPPDLLVLDVSMPDLTGTEVCRLLREQGSDMPVLMLSALDELADRVAGLQAGADDYLVKPFALEELVLRLRALLRRRPPVTDDVLRVGPLEIAPGTREVRRDGEPVRLTRREFELLEQLARNADLVLTRDQLLDRVWGYDFDVRSDAVDTFISYLRRKLEEGGRPRLIHTVRGVGFVLRIPEAGAVR
- a CDS encoding GlsB/YeaQ/YmgE family stress response membrane protein encodes the protein MGIVGWILLGLLAGGIAKLLLPGRDPGGFIITTLIGVAGSFVGGWLSVHFLHRPVPKHFFDLATWGSAIVGSLVLLIIYRLLFGNSRR
- a CDS encoding putative Ig domain-containing protein, which translates into the protein MRTHTSAGPRQRKLRALTAVLPTTALAALGLLAPTAHAADAQSTANAQVAVKHLCAAPTHPGQMACLALARTNVVQPHAFALHAVSPNATPSGYGPSDLQSAYSLPANGGSGQTIAIVDAQDDPNAESDMGVYRSQFGLPACTTANGCFKKIAEDGSTNYPTGDTGWAGEISLDLDMVSAVAPNAHIILVEATSANMSDLGTAVNQAVSQGAKFVSNSYGGSEDSTDTSSDTQYFNHPGVAITVSAGDGGYGAEYPASSQYVTAVGGTSLSKASNTRGWTESVWNTSSTEGTGSGCSAYDPKPTWQTDSGCGNRTVADVSAVADPATGVAVYQTYGGTGWDVYGGTSASSPIIASVYADAGTPGASDYPSSYPYAHTSSLNDVTSGSNGTCSPTYLCTAGTGYDGPTGWGTPNGLAAFTAGGSTGGNTVTVTSPGNQTTASGSAVSLQVKGSDSASGQTLSYSASGLPTGLSISSSGLISGTASTAGTYNVTVTAKDATGATGSASFTWTVSGSGGTCTGGGQLLGNPGFETGSASPWTATAGVINSDTTDEPAHSGSYDAWLDGYGAAHTDTLSQTVTVPANCSANFSFWLHIDTAKTGSTAQDKLTVTANGTTLATYSNLNANTGYTQESFNLNSYAGKSVTLKFSGVENSSSAQTSFVVDDTALNAS
- a CDS encoding TetR family transcriptional regulator, which codes for MTSDTTLTPEQILSAAEDVLRRFGPAKATVVDIARTLGVSHGSVYRHFPSKAALREAVTQRWLDQEHESLQAITVETGSAGERLHRWLATLFAAKRKKALDDPELFATYLVLVGENSHTVDGHLDTLTAQLAHIIQDGIWQGEFSAVPVAPTARSVFQATAHFHDPGHAGEWADERRAIADFESLWSLLHAGLRGKWGNGEPAPRPAKK